From Solibacillus isronensis, the proteins below share one genomic window:
- a CDS encoding translation initiation factor 2, with the protein MKALRNNAIFQAMFIGSITGLAGVILFVFILQLPTTTEEAAETIPTTVQTPEEQQVQQQYFALQHGVFSNFDSAAQFLGTYPTLNKAAVVKVGDQYFVWSRLDTEKVETALTIVPTGFYKKIKIASSCPNPAELQLPVTLKDPKLFSAEDTKAIDKKQVPEDWTGIMTEVSKLSTNPNVVRLHMFINYFESLDCLKVTF; encoded by the coding sequence ATGAAAGCTTTAAGGAATAATGCCATTTTTCAAGCAATGTTCATTGGAAGTATTACAGGGCTTGCTGGCGTCATACTATTTGTTTTTATTCTGCAACTACCTACGACAACCGAAGAAGCTGCAGAAACAATCCCGACGACTGTTCAAACACCCGAGGAGCAGCAAGTACAGCAACAGTATTTTGCATTGCAGCACGGTGTTTTTTCAAATTTTGATAGTGCAGCACAATTTTTGGGGACTTATCCTACGTTAAATAAAGCAGCAGTTGTTAAAGTGGGCGATCAGTATTTTGTCTGGTCCCGACTGGATACAGAAAAAGTGGAAACGGCATTAACAATTGTGCCTACCGGTTTTTATAAAAAAATTAAGATTGCGAGCAGCTGTCCTAATCCTGCAGAACTCCAGCTGCCGGTCACATTGAAAGATCCGAAATTGTTCTCGGCTGAGGATACTAAAGCAATTGACAAAAAACAGGTACCGGAAGACTGGACAGGGATTATGACAGAAGTTTCAAAGCTTTCGACGAATCCTAATGTTGTTCGTCTGCATATGTTTATAAATTATTTTGAGAGTCTTGATTGCTTGAAAGTAACATTTTAA
- a CDS encoding Maf family protein, which yields MNFTTNEQFILASASPRRKELLQMLNVPFEIVTSDVVETSVTGDTVHEYVTEVALLKARDVAKKCPNHCIIGADTIVVFNDQLLHKPVSEEEAVEHLTKLAGNRHEVMTAVALILADGTEHTFVEITSVLFKDVSPQMIKAYVQTGDPFDKAGGYGIQTSGAMLVDRIEGDYNNVVGLPIATLVQKMLTLQLLKLPF from the coding sequence ATGAATTTTACTACAAATGAACAATTTATATTAGCTTCTGCTTCACCAAGGAGAAAGGAATTGCTCCAAATGCTGAATGTCCCGTTTGAGATTGTGACAAGCGATGTTGTCGAAACAAGCGTCACGGGCGATACGGTTCATGAATATGTGACAGAAGTGGCATTATTGAAAGCGCGTGATGTGGCTAAGAAATGTCCTAATCATTGTATTATCGGAGCGGATACAATTGTTGTGTTTAATGACCAACTACTGCACAAGCCTGTTTCGGAGGAAGAAGCCGTAGAGCATTTAACGAAGCTTGCCGGAAATCGACATGAAGTGATGACAGCTGTAGCTCTTATTTTGGCGGACGGAACAGAGCATACATTTGTTGAAATAACATCGGTGCTATTTAAAGATGTTTCTCCGCAAATGATCAAGGCCTATGTTCAGACAGGAGATCCATTCGATAAAGCAGGCGGATACGGAATACAGACGAGTGGCGCCATGCTCGTTGACCGTATTGAAGGGGACTATAATAATGTCGTCGGTTTACCAATTGCTACATTAGTTCAAAAAATGCTTACATTACAACTACTAAAACTACCATTTTAG
- the radC gene encoding RadC family protein — protein sequence MTVQQPLLNMKIHDVHEADRPRERLIRQGARSLSNQELIAILLGTGTKSESVLTVANRVLINFEKLHNLKHATLEEMTEIKGIGEAKAVLLLAAIELGRRLASKDLEERFTIRSPEDAATFLMQDMTSLQQEHFVCLFLNVKNQVLHKQTIFVGSLNASIVHPREIFREAVKRSAASIICSHNHPSGIPTPSPEDIDVTTRLYEAGKIVGVDLLDHVIIGDHQFISMKEKGYF from the coding sequence ATGACGGTCCAACAACCGTTATTGAATATGAAAATCCATGACGTTCATGAAGCAGACCGCCCGCGGGAACGCCTCATCCGCCAAGGCGCAAGAAGTCTTTCGAATCAGGAGCTGATTGCCATATTGCTCGGTACTGGAACAAAAAGTGAGTCTGTATTGACAGTAGCCAATCGGGTATTGATCAACTTCGAAAAATTGCATAATTTAAAGCATGCAACACTTGAAGAAATGACCGAGATTAAAGGAATAGGGGAAGCAAAAGCAGTTTTGCTGCTTGCTGCGATCGAACTTGGAAGAAGACTCGCATCGAAAGATTTGGAAGAACGCTTTACGATCCGCTCGCCGGAAGATGCAGCGACCTTTTTAATGCAGGATATGACGTCATTACAGCAGGAGCATTTTGTCTGTCTTTTTCTCAACGTAAAAAATCAGGTGCTCCATAAACAAACCATATTTGTTGGGAGCTTGAATGCCAGCATCGTCCATCCCCGTGAAATTTTCCGCGAAGCTGTAAAACGTTCCGCTGCTTCTATCATTTGTTCCCACAACCATCCAAGCGGCATTCCGACACCCAGTCCTGAAGATATCGATGTCACAACAAGACTTTATGAAGCGGGCAAAATAGTCGGAGTCGATTTGCTCGATCACGTCATCATTGGTGATCATCAGTTTATAAGCATGAAGGAAAAGGGATATTTCTAG
- a CDS encoding rod shape-determining protein yields MFGLGNKDVGIDLGTANTLVFVKGKGIVLREPSVVAKNTKTGDIVAVGNDAKNMIGRTPGSIVAIRPMKDGVIADFEITTAMIQYYLKEAMKASGSNWKKPNVMICVPYGITSVEQRAVIDASRQAGAKEAFTIEEPFAAAIGANLPVWEPTGSMVVDIGGGTTEVAVISLGGIVTSESVRVGGDAMDQSIIAYIRKTYNLTIGERTAESIKVEIGTARAEGPAETMEIRGRDLLTGLPKTIEITSDEISKSLHEAIVVILDGVKKTLEQTPPELSADVMERGIVLTGGGALLRNLDKVISDETKMPVFIAEDPLDCVAIGTGKALDNIALIRAQQLK; encoded by the coding sequence TTGTTTGGATTAGGGAATAAAGATGTCGGGATCGATCTTGGCACAGCTAATACATTAGTATTTGTAAAAGGTAAAGGAATTGTATTGCGTGAACCTTCAGTAGTAGCGAAAAATACAAAAACAGGCGATATTGTAGCAGTCGGAAACGACGCAAAAAATATGATCGGTCGTACACCGGGTTCAATCGTGGCTATCCGCCCGATGAAAGATGGCGTTATTGCTGATTTTGAAATTACAACAGCAATGATTCAATATTATTTAAAAGAAGCAATGAAAGCATCGGGTTCTAACTGGAAGAAACCGAATGTCATGATTTGTGTGCCATATGGTATTACTTCAGTTGAGCAACGTGCGGTTATTGATGCAAGCCGTCAAGCAGGCGCAAAAGAAGCATTTACAATTGAAGAACCGTTTGCAGCAGCAATCGGTGCTAACTTGCCGGTATGGGAGCCAACAGGTTCGATGGTAGTAGATATCGGTGGAGGTACAACAGAAGTAGCTGTAATTTCTCTTGGTGGTATTGTAACAAGTGAATCAGTACGTGTTGGTGGTGATGCAATGGATCAATCCATCATTGCTTACATCCGTAAAACATATAACTTAACAATTGGTGAGCGTACAGCGGAAAGCATTAAAGTAGAAATTGGTACGGCACGTGCTGAAGGACCTGCTGAAACGATGGAGATTCGTGGACGTGACCTGTTAACAGGCTTACCAAAAACTATTGAAATTACATCAGACGAAATTTCAAAATCTTTACATGAAGCTATTGTAGTTATTTTAGATGGCGTTAAGAAAACATTGGAACAAACACCACCTGAATTATCTGCAGACGTAATGGAGCGCGGCATTGTTTTAACAGGCGGTGGTGCATTATTACGCAATTTAGATAAAGTAATCAGCGATGAAACTAAAATGCCTGTATTTATTGCTGAAGATCCGTTGGATTGTGTTGCGATCGGAACGGGTAAAGCATTAGACAACATCGCTTTAATTCGAGCGCAACAATTGAAGTAA
- the mreC gene encoding rod shape-determining protein MreC: MPHFSNKKLIVLLVSVIFLVALIGFSLRDRHNATLPEKIIKDTVGFAQSLVAKPANYITGIFSNIDSLLNTYEENQRLKMRLEDFAVLKAEVSTLKAENSSLRELASIEESLRDFDPIQATVIARNPDQWEEKIILNKGTADGVEKNMAVMTSRGLVGKIVIATPYTSEVELLYTNNENYRVSAVVHDEKNREIHGLVEGYDVERNELLLKRIDSKVDLKEGGKVLSSGLGGIFPKGILIGEITEVTTDDFGLTKMAYVKPAADFSMIEHVIIAKRKTISVDGSDGGSTNEDLVNGPADENEGDE, encoded by the coding sequence GTGCCACATTTTTCTAATAAAAAATTAATTGTCCTATTAGTAAGCGTGATTTTTCTAGTGGCATTGATTGGTTTCTCTTTACGTGATCGTCATAACGCAACATTACCCGAGAAAATTATTAAAGATACAGTTGGCTTTGCACAATCGCTTGTCGCAAAGCCGGCTAATTACATAACAGGTATTTTTAGCAATATTGATTCGCTGTTAAATACGTATGAAGAGAACCAGCGCTTAAAGATGCGTCTAGAAGACTTTGCCGTCCTGAAGGCGGAAGTAAGTACATTAAAGGCCGAAAATTCTTCATTGCGTGAACTCGCATCAATCGAGGAAAGTTTGCGTGATTTCGACCCAATTCAGGCGACGGTCATCGCGAGAAACCCTGATCAGTGGGAAGAAAAAATTATTTTAAATAAAGGGACTGCAGACGGTGTTGAAAAAAACATGGCTGTTATGACTTCGCGAGGGCTAGTTGGTAAAATTGTCATCGCAACACCTTATACTTCAGAAGTGGAATTGCTTTATACGAATAATGAAAACTATCGTGTCTCTGCAGTAGTACATGATGAAAAGAATAGGGAAATTCATGGTTTAGTAGAAGGTTATGACGTTGAGCGTAACGAATTATTATTAAAGCGTATCGATTCCAAAGTTGACTTGAAAGAAGGCGGAAAAGTATTGTCTTCTGGACTAGGTGGAATCTTCCCGAAAGGTATCTTAATCGGGGAGATTACAGAAGTAACAACTGATGATTTCGGTTTAACGAAAATGGCCTATGTCAAACCAGCAGCAGATTTTTCAATGATCGAACATGTTATTATTGCTAAGCGCAAAACAATTTCGGTAGATGGTTCTGACGGTGGCAGTACAAATGAAGATTTAGTAAACGGACCAGCCGATGAAAATGAGGGGGATGAGTAA
- the mreD gene encoding rod shape-determining protein MreD, with the protein MLARFLIGFVAVLLFLLESEFAVFSPLQLGEGIYYLIPRFLILYLIFLAIYYSRKKAMIYGLIFGLCFDVFYINIIGLYTVLYPAICYIAAWCVKRVHPHLVFSTILALLLMIVFEFVVYEFFYMLQFTTMALQPFLVNRLVPTTIGNLLFLIMLAWAFKYCLNARVFQRAQ; encoded by the coding sequence ATGCTCGCTCGATTTTTAATTGGCTTCGTTGCTGTCTTGCTGTTTTTGCTTGAATCTGAATTTGCTGTATTCTCCCCATTGCAGTTGGGCGAAGGAATCTATTATTTGATTCCGCGTTTTTTAATTTTATATTTAATTTTTCTAGCCATTTATTACAGCCGAAAAAAAGCCATGATTTATGGTCTTATTTTTGGACTTTGTTTTGATGTGTTTTATATTAATATTATTGGTCTTTATACGGTTTTATATCCCGCTATCTGCTATATTGCGGCATGGTGTGTAAAACGTGTTCATCCACATTTAGTATTTTCTACGATTTTGGCATTATTGCTAATGATTGTTTTCGAATTTGTTGTATATGAATTTTTCTATATGCTCCAATTTACAACGATGGCGCTTCAGCCGTTTCTAGTGAATCGATTAGTTCCGACAACAATTGGTAATCTATTATTTTTGATAATGCTTGCATGGGCGTTTAAATATTGTCTTAACGCTCGTGTATTTCAACGGGCACAATAG
- a CDS encoding septum site-determining protein MinC, which translates to MKKQLIHIKGTKDGLVLRLDDQCSFTELVEELGKKVTDGHLDGKIDVQLHLGKRYCTQEQKDQLTDIVEEQQKLCVKKIQSDVITLEESHKLLETSRFETYVGIVRSGQTIRVTGDILVLGDVNPNGRIEAGGNVHIAGKLKGIVHAGMGGNEQAIVSASHFEPTHILIGNYVEVMTNETQYILDNTDQIFAYLGENNVIAYDRIQEIRNVRPNLSTFKGGS; encoded by the coding sequence ATGAAAAAACAACTTATCCATATTAAAGGAACAAAAGATGGGTTAGTTCTTCGTTTGGATGACCAATGTTCTTTTACCGAGTTGGTAGAAGAACTTGGAAAAAAAGTTACAGACGGCCATCTTGATGGTAAAATAGATGTACAATTGCACTTAGGAAAACGTTACTGTACACAAGAGCAAAAAGACCAGCTTACTGATATTGTGGAAGAACAGCAAAAACTATGTGTGAAAAAAATTCAAAGTGATGTCATTACATTAGAAGAAAGCCATAAATTGCTTGAGACAAGTCGCTTTGAAACATATGTAGGTATTGTGCGTTCCGGACAAACGATTCGTGTAACGGGTGATATACTTGTGTTAGGTGATGTCAATCCAAACGGACGTATTGAGGCAGGGGGTAATGTACATATTGCGGGTAAGTTAAAAGGCATTGTGCATGCAGGCATGGGTGGCAATGAACAAGCAATTGTATCCGCGTCACATTTTGAACCAACACATATATTAATTGGGAATTATGTGGAAGTAATGACGAACGAGACGCAATATATACTAGACAATACCGATCAAATTTTTGCCTATCTTGGAGAAAATAATGTAATCGCATATGATAGAATCCAGGAAATAAGAAATGTACGACCGAATTTATCAACATTCAAAGGAGGAAGCTAA
- the minD gene encoding septum site-determining protein MinD, with amino-acid sequence MGEAIVITSGKGGVGKTTTTANLGTALALQGKKVCLVDTDIGLRNLDVILGLENRIIYDLVDVIEGRCKTHQALVKDKRVDERLYLMPAAQNTDKNAINPEQMKALIDELKREFDYILIDCPAGIEQGYRNAVAGADRAIVVTTPEISAVRDADRIIGLLEQEPIEPPKLIINRIRKSLMNTGDAMDITEVTTHLSIDLLGIIVDSEDVISSSNKGEPIVMNPNNKASLGYRNIARRILGDSVPLMSLEDDQPKGVFAKIKALFK; translated from the coding sequence GTGGGAGAAGCAATCGTTATAACTTCAGGAAAAGGTGGAGTAGGGAAAACTACTACGACTGCAAACCTAGGAACGGCATTGGCACTTCAAGGAAAGAAAGTTTGTCTAGTCGATACGGATATCGGACTGCGTAATTTAGACGTTATATTAGGCTTGGAAAATCGAATCATTTATGATTTAGTGGACGTAATTGAAGGCCGCTGTAAAACGCATCAGGCATTAGTAAAGGACAAACGTGTAGATGAACGTCTATACTTGATGCCTGCTGCCCAAAATACAGACAAAAACGCCATCAATCCTGAACAGATGAAAGCTTTAATTGATGAGTTGAAGCGTGAGTTTGACTATATTTTAATTGATTGTCCGGCTGGTATTGAGCAAGGCTACCGCAATGCGGTCGCTGGTGCGGATCGTGCCATTGTTGTGACGACACCTGAAATTTCAGCAGTAAGAGATGCGGATAGAATTATCGGTTTGCTGGAGCAGGAGCCGATCGAACCGCCTAAACTTATTATTAACCGAATCCGTAAAAGTTTGATGAACACCGGAGATGCGATGGATATCACAGAGGTAACTACTCATTTATCGATTGATTTATTGGGAATCATCGTTGATAGTGAAGATGTTATCAGTTCATCCAATAAAGGTGAACCAATTGTCATGAATCCGAACAACAAAGCGTCATTGGGATACCGTAATATCGCACGCCGTATATTAGGTGATTCTGTGCCGTTAATGTCCTTGGAAGATGATCAGCCAAAAGGCGTTTTCGCAAAAATAAAAGCATTATTTAAATAA
- a CDS encoding M23 family metallopeptidase — MVSLKKWQWLIASIVFVIIYSCNYYGDIATKRVIHSIVYSSDDLVMMRKAVVNMLSNEDQQLPVSADVSISQLQLFETIDRFNDGYLLVYDEPFVLNALYDGLIVFTGHTKYNGKTVSVVYDTGDTVTFGFVDDFYVLPYTTVTKGTVVATKKSGELYIQIERNGEVLNMEETIRWLKEQPI, encoded by the coding sequence ATGGTGAGCTTGAAAAAATGGCAGTGGCTCATCGCGAGTATTGTCTTTGTTATTATTTATAGCTGTAATTATTATGGGGATATCGCTACAAAACGTGTCATTCATTCCATTGTCTATAGTTCAGATGATTTAGTCATGATGCGAAAAGCGGTTGTGAATATGTTGTCTAATGAAGACCAGCAGCTCCCTGTTAGTGCAGATGTATCGATTAGTCAATTACAGCTGTTTGAGACGATTGATCGTTTTAATGACGGATATTTACTCGTGTATGATGAACCTTTCGTATTAAATGCATTGTATGATGGATTGATTGTGTTTACGGGCCATACAAAATATAACGGAAAAACGGTCTCGGTTGTTTATGATACAGGGGATACGGTTACATTTGGATTTGTGGACGACTTCTATGTATTACCATACACGACAGTAACAAAAGGAACTGTCGTCGCAACGAAAAAAAGCGGGGAACTCTACATTCAGATTGAACGTAACGGGGAAGTTTTAAATATGGAAGAAACGATTCGCTGGCTAAAGGAACAGCCAATTTAG
- a CDS encoding site-2 protease family protein produces the protein MKVTIHPLFLLLLLSIVLYGDIALYSIIIVSLLFHELGHFIAAKLVGAKITQCKIVPYGGEMTIKDELQLSYQQLIIIAIGGPVATCVGIFISLFLPDMLSARLIEVQLFILAINLIPIWPLDGGRIVCFSILKRRPFSKIFEFYLTASFYLLTVTIIVLLYLLPQTLSLAIISLFLWSKVIGDWKYRKYRAAFEKIVMKRLT, from the coding sequence ATGAAAGTCACGATTCATCCATTATTTTTGTTACTGCTCTTATCAATTGTTTTATATGGTGATATTGCTTTATACAGTATTATTATTGTTTCGCTATTATTTCATGAATTAGGTCATTTTATCGCTGCAAAGCTAGTCGGAGCCAAAATAACGCAATGTAAAATTGTTCCGTATGGCGGGGAGATGACGATTAAGGATGAATTGCAGTTATCCTATCAGCAGCTGATCATTATCGCTATTGGTGGACCGGTTGCAACATGTGTGGGGATTTTTATCAGTTTATTTCTGCCTGATATGCTGAGTGCGAGGTTAATAGAGGTGCAGTTATTTATTTTAGCTATTAATCTTATTCCTATTTGGCCCCTTGATGGTGGAAGAATAGTTTGTTTCAGCATTTTGAAACGGCGGCCGTTTTCTAAAATTTTCGAATTTTATTTAACGGCTTCTTTTTATTTACTTACGGTAACAATTATCGTACTATTATATTTATTGCCGCAAACTTTATCTTTAGCAATTATAAGTCTCTTTTTATGGAGCAAAGTAATTGGAGATTGGAAATATCGAAAATACCGTGCTGCTTTTGAAAAAATAGTAATGAAGCGGTTGACTTGA
- the rplU gene encoding 50S ribosomal protein L21 codes for MYAIIETGGKQIKVEAGQEIYVEKLGVAADEIVTFDKVLFVGGETVKVGAPTVAGATVTAKVVKEGKQKKITVFKLKAKKNYRRKQGHRQPYTKLVVETINA; via the coding sequence ATGTACGCAATTATCGAAACTGGTGGTAAACAAATCAAAGTTGAAGCAGGTCAAGAAATCTATGTTGAAAAACTAGGTGTGGCTGCTGACGAAATCGTTACTTTTGACAAAGTTTTATTCGTAGGTGGAGAAACAGTTAAAGTTGGAGCTCCAACAGTTGCTGGCGCTACTGTAACAGCGAAAGTTGTTAAAGAAGGTAAGCAAAAGAAAATTACTGTTTTCAAACTTAAAGCGAAAAAGAACTACCGTCGTAAGCAAGGTCACCGTCAACCATATACAAAATTAGTAGTTGAAACTATCAACGCTTAA
- a CDS encoding ribosomal-processing cysteine protease Prp — MITVTIYSDENRKSYGFEISGHALSDIYGRDLVCAGASAVAFGAVNAIPQITGITPEIEQGAEGGYLKVTVPQAELNDETDAKLQVILNTMVTQFYTMTASYSEYIELKYKMI, encoded by the coding sequence ATGATTACAGTAACTATTTATAGTGATGAAAATCGTAAATCGTATGGATTTGAAATTTCAGGACATGCTTTATCGGATATCTATGGTCGTGATTTAGTTTGTGCAGGTGCTTCTGCTGTTGCCTTTGGTGCAGTAAACGCAATCCCGCAAATTACAGGAATTACTCCTGAAATCGAACAAGGTGCTGAAGGTGGTTACTTGAAAGTAACTGTTCCACAAGCTGAACTGAATGATGAAACAGACGCTAAATTACAAGTTATTCTGAACACAATGGTGACACAGTTCTATACAATGACTGCGAGCTATTCAGAATATATCGAATTGAAATATAAAATGATCTAG
- the rpmA gene encoding 50S ribosomal protein L27, which produces MLLLTLDLQFFASKKGVGSTKNGRDSESKRLGAKRADGQFVTGGSILYRQRGTKIYPGTNVGRGGDDTLFAKVDGVVKFERYGRDKKKVSVYPTAQEA; this is translated from the coding sequence ATGTTATTATTAACTTTAGATCTTCAATTCTTCGCATCTAAAAAAGGTGTAGGTTCTACTAAAAACGGACGTGACTCTGAGTCTAAACGCCTTGGTGCTAAACGCGCTGATGGTCAATTCGTAACTGGTGGTTCAATTCTTTACCGTCAACGCGGTACAAAAATTTACCCAGGTACAAACGTAGGCCGCGGTGGTGACGATACATTATTCGCAAAAGTTGACGGCGTTGTTAAATTTGAACGCTATGGTCGCGACAAGAAAAAAGTATCTGTATACCCTACAGCTCAAGAAGCATAA
- a CDS encoding Spo0B domain-containing protein has protein sequence MTVSKLTVSEALRFANHDYLNQLHLIQMNLDLGRVDEAKKVIFDQSEHCKILSNINRLQLTKTVEWLHTLCWRYPALQLNMTSDVSTPIQSKYDEAIVQYLENTIIHVYDKLDPYEEHQLLLNIETYEDKWNISFHLKGKWEQTPFSIEQNIFNVETYEQTNTSWKYVLHI, from the coding sequence ATGACCGTTTCAAAATTAACTGTAAGTGAAGCATTGCGCTTTGCAAATCATGATTATTTGAATCAGCTTCATTTGATCCAGATGAACTTAGATTTAGGACGAGTGGACGAGGCAAAAAAGGTGATTTTTGACCAGTCTGAACATTGTAAAATACTTTCGAACATCAATCGACTTCAATTAACGAAAACAGTTGAATGGCTTCATACCCTATGTTGGCGTTATCCGGCTTTACAGCTAAACATGACAAGTGATGTAAGTACACCAATACAAAGCAAGTACGATGAAGCGATTGTTCAATACTTGGAAAACACAATTATTCATGTTTACGACAAGCTTGATCCATATGAAGAGCATCAATTACTGTTAAACATCGAAACATATGAAGATAAATGGAATATTTCATTTCATTTAAAGGGAAAATGGGAACAGACGCCATTTTCAATAGAACAGAATATTTTTAATGTGGAAACATATGAACAAACGAATACAAGTTGGAAATATGTTCTTCACATATGA
- the obgE gene encoding GTPase ObgE, producing the protein MFVDHVKIYVKGGDGGDGMVAFRREKYVPNGGPAGGDGARGGNVIFEVEEGLRTLMDFRYKRHFKAERGEHGMSKGMHGRRAEDLIVKVPPGTVVMNAETKTVIADLVEHGQQAIIAKAGRGGRGNCRFATPSNPAPELAEKGEPGQELEVILELKVLADVGLVGFPSVGKSTLLSVVSSAKPKIGAYHFTTIVPNLGMVETDDGRSFAMADLPGLIEGAHQGVGLGMQFLRHIERTRVIVHVIDMSGMEGRKPYDDYVTINNELEQYNLRLLERPQIIVANKMDMPNAEENLEEFKKKVGEDVKIFPVSAVSRQGLKPLLFEIADLLEVTPEFLLHDVLEEESDAVVMYKHEGQGGDFEISRDDDGAYVLSGYTIERLFKMTDFSREDGIRRFARQLRAMGVDEELRKRGAQNGDTVRLMEFEFDFVD; encoded by the coding sequence ATGTTTGTCGATCACGTAAAGATTTATGTTAAAGGTGGAGACGGCGGGGATGGAATGGTCGCCTTCCGTCGTGAAAAGTATGTACCAAATGGTGGCCCAGCAGGTGGAGACGGAGCACGTGGCGGTAACGTTATTTTTGAAGTAGAAGAAGGTTTACGTACGTTAATGGATTTCCGTTACAAACGTCACTTCAAAGCTGAACGTGGAGAGCACGGAATGAGTAAAGGGATGCACGGTCGTCGTGCAGAAGATTTAATCGTTAAAGTGCCACCGGGAACAGTTGTAATGAATGCTGAAACAAAAACAGTCATTGCCGATTTAGTTGAACATGGCCAACAAGCAATTATTGCTAAAGCAGGCCGTGGCGGACGCGGTAACTGCCGTTTTGCGACACCTTCTAACCCTGCACCGGAATTAGCCGAAAAAGGCGAGCCAGGTCAGGAACTGGAAGTAATTTTAGAATTAAAAGTATTGGCGGATGTTGGATTAGTTGGTTTCCCTTCAGTAGGTAAATCAACATTACTATCTGTTGTTTCTTCTGCAAAACCTAAAATCGGCGCATATCACTTTACAACGATAGTACCGAACTTAGGTATGGTGGAAACTGATGATGGCCGTTCATTCGCAATGGCAGATTTACCTGGTCTAATCGAAGGCGCACACCAAGGTGTCGGATTAGGGATGCAGTTCCTGCGTCACATTGAGCGTACACGTGTCATCGTACACGTAATCGATATGTCCGGTATGGAAGGCCGCAAACCTTATGATGATTATGTAACAATCAACAACGAGCTTGAACAATATAATTTACGATTACTTGAGCGTCCTCAAATTATCGTTGCGAACAAAATGGATATGCCGAATGCGGAAGAAAACTTGGAAGAGTTTAAAAAGAAAGTAGGAGAGGATGTAAAAATCTTCCCTGTTTCAGCAGTTTCACGTCAAGGGTTAAAGCCATTACTATTTGAAATTGCGGATCTTTTAGAAGTGACACCGGAGTTCTTATTACATGATGTTCTTGAAGAAGAGTCGGATGCAGTCGTAATGTACAAGCATGAAGGTCAAGGCGGCGACTTCGAAATTTCACGTGATGATGATGGTGCATATGTTCTATCAGGTTACACAATCGAACGCCTGTTCAAAATGACAGACTTCAGCCGTGAAGATGGTATTCGACGCTTTGCTCGCCAGTTGCGTGCGATGGGTGTCGATGAAGAGTTACGTAAACGCGGTGCTCAAAATGGCGATACTGTACGTTTAATGGAATTCGAATTTGACTTTGTCGACTAA